In Acipenser ruthenus chromosome 1, fAciRut3.2 maternal haplotype, whole genome shotgun sequence, the genomic stretch ATGTCTTATAAACTTGGTGCCTCTCACTCCTCTTAATATCTCAGTTCAATAAAAGACATTGTTCCTATAATGTTACAGATAAGCAATCTATATTGAACTACATCCTAGCTTCAACATGCTTAATGCAGTGATTCAATATTTTCTGTGActtttactgtatatactgtcGATGTTTGACCTCCAGGGTATAATCTGTTAAAGGTACTGATAGTCCTGGGTATCCACTGATCCAAAGAAGGTGATGATTATTATATTATCCAACACTGCAAGTTAACTGCATGTGTGTTGTACTATATTGTATATAGCTAGCATTTTATAAAACCAAACTGAACCAAGGTGATATTTAGTAATAACCTCAGTGAAAGTGCATCAGTACTACTGCTTACATCTTCTAAAGCAAACTGGGTTAATTAAATCCAGCAACTCAAATGCCAATTTAGCTTTTTCCTTAAATTACTGCCTGTCTGACTTTAAGTAAGTGCTGAGTGAATGCTTAAATTAGAGCAAATGTCCTCATTAGTGCTGTGACTGAAGGAGGGTCGTTAAACTCTGTTGGTGTTAGACTGTGCTGAATACCTGTTTTTAAGATGTCTTATGGGTAAGTAAAAGCATGCAGTAAGAGCTTTCAAATTCAAACACAAATCTAAATGAGTTCTTGCTCAACCAACTATATCGctgatatttaaatatttgattatGTTTTGTTCATATTCCCATAAAAAAGTGCAAAGTCAGGCAGAATTAATGCAACATGGTTAAAGGGAAACTTGATATGAATAGAAAATATCAAGAGTTAACTAATGTATTATTCCTTTTGTTTAGATTCACATAATCCTGGTGACGTTTTAAAAACAACCCTGTGGCATAAATTGAGCTCTCTTAATCATGTCAAAACTAAGCACAACAGGTAGAGCACACCAGAGATGGGAACAATGGGAacgtgccccctggacccctggccgactaaccttgtccgtgTCTGTGcctctgatcttgctccctccattatgcacactctcaacctgtccctggactctggcttggttcctgctgccctgaagcttgcccgagttaccctggtactcaaaaaaccctccctcgacccggATGACTTATTTAATTtccatcccatctccaatctcccttttctctcaaaaactatcgaaagggctgtagccagtcagctgatgaaacatctcacagataacaatctgcttgaatctctacagtctggtttccggctGCATCACattactgaaactgctctgctccggattgtgaatgatctcctgctcagtgctgatgctggtgctccctctgtgcttgtcctccttcatctaacagccgcttttgacaccagaGATCAtgacattcttcttgaccgccttcagaagtatgctgggatctctggaacctgtctctcctggatgtcctcttacctgtCTGGACGCATGCAATCTGTTTTCTGTGCTGGATGCAGTggcgttgcaaacccagtcagtcacttgtggtgtcccccaaggatctgttcttgggccccttctctttaatatctacatgcttcccttgggtcacctcatcctcCAACAAagcctcatgtttcactgctatgctgacaacacccagctctacttaaaacgaccctggaagcccctctgtcATGAtctggctctcggcttgcattcaagacatcgaggcctggatgtctgccaattttcttcagctgaacgcTAGCAAATCTGAGCTCCTTctgtaggatctaaaactcaacttaagaatctcagtatagctgccctgaaccttggaaactgtctgccttcccccacagtatgaagccttggtgtacttcttgacagcaacctctcctttgatgcccacatctcctccgtggtcaaatcttccttctaccatctttgaaacatctccaaagtccgtccctacctttcccgtCCCTGTTTAGTATGGATTATAGTATAGTATAacatagtatagtatagtacagtacagtatagtatacAGAAGGTGGAGCTAACAGTTACATGATCTTCTGGAATGAAGAACTGGAAGACTGGGCAGTCAGCAGtgaattttaaacaaaattagaacAAACTGACTTAAGAACCATTAAGAAGCACTGCcatatcataaataaataatggaagggttacaaaataaaaagagagCTATTAAGTCTTTGAGTCCATATGcacatgcttgtttttttgttttttgtttttttttctataaatttgGCATTCCCAAAGAAATGTTAAACAtgtcaataaaatacaaaaaaggtaCAAATCCCCATGATGATACCATTAGGCAAAACCTCTCTAAAATAACCTAGGACTTGAAAAAGAAAATTCCTCCAAGGCTAATGCAGTGACTTTATCCAGCAGACTGTATGGTATTACTACATGTGTGCAGTATTGCTTGCCCTGGCACTttaggatataaaaaaaaatagagagtAGAATGACGTTGCAAGAAAATCTGGATATGATGACAGCATTACTTTgtagaagagagagaaaaaaggttTTTGCTCGTGCTGCAGCCCGTAAGTTCATGCATAAAACATATATCTGCATTATTGCAACATTAAAACAACTTGTGACATGAGGCTGCCCCTTGTGGTAAGGAATTAAAAACTTCTAAGGGAAAGCTTGAGTGAGCAGCAATACAACTGCAACAGGCACAGCCTTTAGACTTTGAAACAGCAGATCAGGGGTGGCCATAGTTGGCCTTTctaacctccatccagaccctgaagtagttcacctgttaaacctggactggaatggcctatcaggactgggattggacacccccttgcagtaaacaataacactttgctgacctatttatttatttattttgaggtTCTGCTCTTGGGAACAGCATCTTACAACCTAAAATCTAGAACAGCAACCCCATTGTTAGCTAACTGCTTATAGTGTTTACCAAGTAGAGTCACGCAAGTTTTAGCACGAAGACGAgcataccatggtaaatgcatagtacaaccacTAAAGAATATTGTAGTCATACTGCAAAATGACAGCAGTAAAAGTTACTTACAGCCCATTTTGGCAATACTGGCATTAGGGCACCATTATTAAGATGCAGGtcacctgctgtttttttttttcttattcctaATGACATAATACATTTGGATACTCAGAAGTAGAGAACTGGATACAATTCTTAAAAAGTAGAAATCACATACTGAGAGAGAGCTAATTGGACTGTTTTCCCTTTCTTAATTGGATTATTGGGGGAAATGTTGAGATTTTAGTATGAAATGGTTTAGCAGGAGCTCTTAGGGAATCTCCTTGCGGAGATGGCAGCTCTTTGTTTATTTGCACCACCGTTCACTGTCACCTGTAACTTTCATATTCACAGTACAATTAATGAACTGCTATTTTATATTGATATTACAAAGTCAACATCTATTCACCAATACAATACTGACTAATTCAATgtggttttatttgtgtttagaATGGGATGGGAGGGGGCTATCGTTTTCAGCCTGTAGGAACTAAATTCACATATAGACTACTGACACTGTGATAACAAAAGCATCACTGATAAATAATGAGAAACTCTGTAATACAGGTGTGTGTTTTAATACAGGTTAAACAAAAACTGATTCCAAACAGTGAAAATAATGGTCACTTTCATGTTTACCAACAGTACAAAAGCCATGGCAATAGGCAAAAACAAAGGCATTCTAAAAGCATTAaacatgtaatactgtatttgAGACGTTTGCAAGCCTAGTATTTTCCCCATATTTACCGCATAcagatacacacaaacaaaaaaagcaggaACTGCTACTGATGTTCTCCTAACTGTACCATGGGTAGTGGTGACTTTTAAATCTAAACTACAAATGGCTCTGCAGATTTTGTACACAACCctgcattaaattaaaatgatcctTCTTTTTAATGTGCTAAAGCAAGCACCTCATTTATGCACTACTTCGGCTCATTTTTTTGGATAAAAAGCGAACCATAGACTTGGAGAAGTCACACGCACGCAGGACAATCACAGCTCATACAAAGTTTGACCCATTCATACATGcttttattacagttttaaagCATTAACATTGCTTTGGACAAAATAGGCAAACAGTAATGTGTTCATAGCTCCGTTTTTGAGAGCTGCAGTCATTACCACATACACAGAGCACTGGATGCTCCCAGACATGTGCAGATGTACTATTTCTAATGTTCTTGTGTTGTTAAAAATGATCTCAATATCCTGCACTAAAGTAGAAAAGCAAGCAAAGAACCAACATATACCCAATGGGAAACAGTGTAAATGTTGACAGTGTTAATAAAGGTAAGAAAGTGGATTTTGAAAAacatggtcagcgctcctttccATGATGTATACAGATCACTGCTGAcgatttttattgttattgttgttatgagCCCAGCTGCTCATTCCCTTGAAGATGTCTGCTCAGTTGAGTGCATTGGTAGGAAAGCAATCACAGAGAGCTCTCTTCTCCGTTCTCAACAGAAGAGTTTCAGCCTGTGAACGAAGACAGTGCAAGTTCAACCTCTGGCTTTAAAAATGCCTCGATATACAGCCCTGGTTATATATCAAATGTCGTATAAAGGTGCTTCATGATACAAGCCCGAACCCACTCTCTGTGAGAGGTCAAAGCGGGTGAGTgaatctcactctgcacactaTGCCTTTGATTCTtttatatatagttaaataattaaacagtacaCCTCATTTTATTGTCACATCATTTTCATCAGATATAAACTATCTAATACAAAAGCATTTCaggtggctgtatcacatcaatattagTGTCTACCACATATGTTTATAACCTTGCCTGACCTCCAGTGTCCTgcaaatgaaaatgtgtatattgCTTCCATTCCTTTAAAGCCCAGTACACAGCGCCCCGCACAATGCAtagcaaaatattaaacatttgcTAGCTGACTAAAATCGATTAGCCGATCCTGAAAAATGGCGTCGCAATTGATAGCACAGGGTAGTGTGTACCGGTTTTAACAGTCAAGTGAGGCTCCTGTCACACTCTGTACTTGACTCTTACACATTGTTAGTAAGAGTGTAACATGTGGCCCCTCGGGACCACCCCATCGCATTACGACCTGCTTATCAAAGGCTGCTATATTATGAATCCATGATTGTTTTTAGCGtaacaattatttaaatacaaaatatttttatgTCATCATATGGCACCTACACTATGactagggacctacctaattcgcgatttcagggaaatcgtgaaattgaggggtcaccgcgaaattcacctcttaggggccaatgcatacaaacaagtacggagagaaaaaaaaaacttgtttaaatgaactactgcacaacgcaagtgacgcaaactacgtgtcttccttctgtagatatcccatttttattccttagccgtcccgtgtgcattgcacttaagcaaaaaacgaacaaaaatgtccacaagtaacatttacaaaataaattctccaaagcagttaacgttcttgtttagtATTCAAATGGCaacgttttaatcagcctatcagtgcgtctttactgcttttatgtgatcagACTGtagtactgtgcaggaggggacGGGACAAGGTTGGTGCTGCACTGTtttcatttaggttgctaaaatctagttttcagcattggaggtaaaatagtagaaatggacgacaaagaaagcaaactatatttcagctgatgatcgtttcaagatatttcccagataaactacatgcagactgaggtcattgttttccatatcttaatgtgtatttggagaaaatacgatcgatcgctatttagcttcagaatcatacattaaacaaaaggctactacagaggctactgaacagaaagtaaaataaacagctttcagaaaccaaactgcaaagtcagcccagacaagaagtattcctgtctgcaagttaaatcagtactaaaacgatccagcacagccacctcgcttcaacctgctgttaCAGTtgtaattttagacccgaatagccacgtcttctttgttttgactcggtactaataaaataaattattggatgggacaaataacatgacaacgaacgtgctgcatacattgactttattaaagtatgccagatgcccgcccttgtgtaaccgagtttttgggctgtttctaatcgatttccacatatgtataacttggcaaagctttgccttaacttccagcaattcagtggatgcagaacgtgcagtctcaatgtatggacaagtcaactgcagggggatgctgcatactcgcctttaacaaatgccagcactgtgttatagtaaggaagcaagtaccactatttttagactttatagtgttctgaaatactgtctacttaggtttatttaatgtttaaacatgtccgcaaaatcctaattttattccgcaacatacccgtgaaaaatacgtaaatttacctcgatttaagtagacccctaagtatgacactaaaataaatacatattataaataaataaatatttacccTTGAGTCAAGGTTAAACGCCGTCTTCTTTAAATCCTGCAACGCCCTCTGCATGAATTCAAACGCATGACAGTCCACACAGGGGCGACCTGAAGGTTGAGAGACATTCTGTCGTAAGCATGCTTGTGAcccaaaaaatcaaataaatcattttctgctaCTTGTTTTAAACCTCCGAATTTCTAATTTTCTAATTCCCTTTtcaattaaatactgtacatagctTCTGCACAAATGACGAAATTAATGACTTTAAAAATGagtttcatttatatatttatatgtatcatatattttatttttcagatgaaAAACTTTTTTGAGAGACTGGGAGGGTATTAACACATTGTTGTAACAttttatacaattattattattgttattattattagtcgtagtcgcAGTACAGTGTAAATCATATATAATTAAtaatgtaacatatcaaatgtcatgtatgtacatgtataataTGGTGCAGCTTCTTTAGTGTTTTACTGCCAGGAAGGTCATGCTTAATGTTAAGATGGAAAGTAAAATAATATTGTACTGACTCTCAGCTGGAATGACGGTACCAGGCTCTTGATTCGCATCAATCGGCCTCGCCCAGATTAATCCCAGGACAAAAATGGTAAGCACCACAATGCACATAGACTGGGTGATACAAGTCGCCGACATCAttctttctgttgttgttttttttgtttgtttgtttgtttttagctcCGTTCTACTGCAATTTAAAAATGGAGAAAAGAGTGACAAAGAAAAAACACGTCGATCATATTTTATCACACCAAGTTACGtaaatgccaaaaaaaataaCGACAAATCACGccataagaaacaaaaaagttaaaggtataagaaatgtaataatgacAAACTATAATAATGTAATCAGCAACGAccacagtttaataaaaaacaaaccaaaaaaaaacaaaaaacggtgatGCTAAATATAGAAACGATAACTAAGCCTTACATTTGCAATCCCTCCACGGGTTTACATGGTAATACAGTCTTAAGCGTACGTTACctttacataaataaaagtgaTAATATTACCTACCCTTTTTTTCACACGGAAAAACACACAACTGGTCGCCGCCTCTCTGCTTGTTCTCTGTCAAAGAAAATGTTCTGACTGACGTGAGCGGGATCGAATCATTGCGGtcccctgtgctgtgcagagAACAAGGTGGGCGGTAAATTGTCCTTTTCAACAGACACCATAGAATTACATATCATCAGATAGACAAAGATAGGATATATTCGACTGAGATGCCATTTAACGTACAGAGAATGAATTCCTTAATTTATTATGTCATTGGGCTAATTTCCAGTCAAGCAGTTGGAGCAGTACCACTGTATCAAGTGTTGTGACAAATAGCGTCTGCTGGCAGTATTTGGCATACATATTAATGTGTGTAGTCACGTGAGTATGCAAAAATAGTTCTCACTGACAttgttttagaaatatatttaCTCCGGTAGGGGTCCTGATGAAATCAGACAGATACAAGATCACTGGGGAAAAGGGAATAACAGCCTGTATTTATTGGGAATACATAAATAGAGGGGGAAAGAGCTGGGGTGCACCGCGTGGACTCCTGCATCGCCGACCGGAACGCCAGAAGGGCCAAAGGTAGATGCTAGTCCCAATCCCGCTGGTCCACAGCATGAGCTGGACAGCGAGCGTCTGGTGTGAACTGCTCAACCATACCATCACTCTGTgagtgaagggggggggggggggcgggtctAATGGATGCCCAGCCTCTTGCACAGCTATGTCGCCTGGTCGCTATGCAGCTCTTCAGGCATCCcgaaccggcagaacatgccctCCAGGAAGGCAGTAGCAACGGTGGTCGTACACTGGTCCAGCAGGGCGTAAGCCTCGAGCCACTTAGAAAAGTAATCCATGGTGACCAGGACAAACTTGTTTCCCGCTGTGGACTTGGGAAAGGGGCCCAACACGTCGATGGCCACCTGTTCCAGTGGCGCGCCCACATGATAACGTTGAAGGGGGGCACGTGACTGTCCAGACGGCCCCTTCCGGGCAGTGCAGGCATCATATATGCGGACATGCGTCTCCACGTCCCCCCGGCAGTGGCCCCAATAGCAGAAAGCTCTCAACCTCTGCAAGGTCTTGGTCACCCCGAAGTGCCCAGCACCCTCAGGACTGCAGGAACCACCACCTGCCAGCGGTCCACAGATGTTGCCGGGTGGCACCACAGCCGGCAGAGTGTCCCGTCGTGCAGATTCAGCTTGTCCCATTGTCCTACAAGGCCCTTTACCTCCTTGGAGAGGGATGCCACCTCTTCCCATGTTGGCCGCCAGCCCTCGATCAGTCTCACCATGGTGGGGCCTAATTCTGAATCAGCTGTCGTAGTTCGTCGTCCGGTACTTCCCGCAGTGGCCCTTGAGCCATAGTCACGATGTTGACTCGTGCTGGGGTCACCTTGGCGGCCTCTTTTTCTTCGAGGCGGATGCAGTGCCGACATTGCGTCTGAGTTTCCATTTGGTTTGGTTGACATGCTCTGCCCACTGAGCCCGAATGGCTGCCCTTACCTCCCTCTGTTGTTCCTTGTTGAGGCCCGAGTCTGTGTAGCTGCACTTGCTGTCGTGGGAACTGCAGTCGCTCAGGTCGCTATGGGAACGGTGAGCCTGGTCGGCCATTTTGCGAGCTCCACGCAGTCCCTTTGATGCATCGGCCATTTTGTGAGCTCCAGGCGGTCCTCATGGTATGTCAGCCATTTTGTGTCTGCACACGGCTCCTCTCAGTTACCTCCCTCTTCATTGTCTCAAGCCAGGCCGGTTCGCGTTTCACTGTGACCCTCCTCCGGTTGTTCCCGTCACCTCCACCACTCCCCGGTGCGATCGTATCCCTGTCCGACTCTATAAGGTCACTTCTGGCACCAATGTAGCGTTCACTCGGGTACGGGTCCTGATAGAATCAGACGGATACAAGGTCACTGCGGAAAAGGGAATAACAGCCTGTATTTATTGGGAATACATAGAGGGGGAAAGAGCATGGGGTAAACAGAAGGATGGGGGAGGGACcataacacacatacacacacagacacagaaactcCACCGCAGTTTCTCTTGGCTCGTCTACTCGGACTCCAGTCCGGTTTCCCTTCTCACTCTCACAGTCGCTCCCATTATTCAGTCTGGTCGTCCGtcctctccctctatctctcttgCTTCCCTCAGCGGAGGCTCAAGGGGGGGTCACGCAGCCGTGAATAAGGGCCTGTGTAGCGGCTTGGCCATGATAATGGTGGTTGCTGGGTGGTTCTCTCTCTGTGTTGACCTCTGGTTATTTGTCACGTTGTCTCCTTCTCCCCCTCGTATCGAGCCTGCAGCCCTTATATACCGTCCCACCCCCTCTTGCTTCTGAGAATCCGGTTGACAGAGACCTCTCAGTAGTCCTCGCCTCCTGTCCATCACAGAGGTCCTCCGAGGGTCTTAAAGGGGCCGCCAGCTCTTCTgaggttgttacaatatattgcAGCGGCAGGTACAAGCAGACCGGCTTTGCCTGTGGCTGTATTGCATTCCGGAACTGTTAACTTGTTGGACTTGATTGCTTGCACCATGCGGCATAGCGACAGACATCTTGGTAAGGGAAAACAGTGTTAGTGCTGCAGGCTCCGGAATTCTTGTCAGTCCTATTGTAAATACCTGAACAGGTAGCACTGGTATGgctgactacaggggcggggcttgGAGTACTTAAGGGAAGCTCTGTTTCAGGGTTCTGGTGGGGAAAGGAGACCGGAACGAGGGTGAACGGATTGTTTTTAAATCCTGTGCTGTTTTACAGAACATTGTTACCTGGATACAGACCAGTCTGAAGGGGGTTCCCCTGCACTGTGACCAGGAAAACTCCGGCAAGCCCTTTAACAGGACGGACTGTGGATTACAAAAACCCTGTTCCCCATTGTGAAAAAAAACCCcttcactgtaaataaatgtgcaCTGACGTGCTTAAAACCTGGACTTGGTTGTTGTTGTTACGTTCTTTCCTGATACCCAGCTACcagtgaaaccacgtacctgggtcttACCTGGGTTGACCCGGGtcacagcgacccacctcaggatgtgggttaacatactttgacccgggttgagcaagaTAAAATGCATGACAGACATttgtgagccgacgcaataacaaacagccatgcctgcgtgaagatttcacttccgcaaggcacttttctgtttattctgtttagccatagtTTTGTTGATTAAGACACACAGTAAATTATTGTGTGGCTTGTCCTTATTATAAGTTCTAGTTTAAGAAGAATGTTGAAGCTGTCCTACTCCGATTTCCTGACATCTTTACACTAGGCCAGCTCTGCACTAGCCTGCTGAACACAAAGTACAAACCTAACCCCTCTTCCTAAATACAAGAAAGGCACTGTATGTAATTGAGCTTGGGCAGACACTATTGTAATATATAGCAATATatataaggtgaccatatggctccatgttcagcgggacagtttgggacagtttgGAAAGCAGTagtgattcaaggaaatgcatgcacatggattagggagtggttaacatgtagaaaacagaaagtactgattagaggagaaacttcaaaatggagcgaggtaaccagtggtgtaccacagggatcagtattaggtcctctgctattcctaatctacattaatgatttagactctggtatagtaagcaaacttgttaaatttgcagacgacacaaaaataggaggaatggcaaacactgttgcagcagtaaaggtcattcaaaatgatctacacagcattcagaactgggcagacacatggcaaatgacatttaatagagcaaagtgtaaggtactgcacgcaggcaatacaaatgtgcattataaatatcatatgggagatattgaaattgaagaaggaatctatgaaaaagacctaggagtttatgttgactcagaaatgtcttcatctagacaatgtggggaagctataaaaggccaacaagatgctcggatatattgtgaaaagtgttgaatttaaatcaagggaagtaatgttaaaactttacaatgcattagtaagacctcacctagaatattgtggtcagttctggtcaccttgttacaaaaaggatattgctgctctagaaagagtgcaaagaagagcaatcagaattatcccgggtttaaaaggcatgtcgtatgcagacaggctaaaagaattgaatctattcagtcttgaacaaagaagactatgcagtgatctgattcaagcattcaaaattctaaaaggtattgacaatgtcgacccaggggactttttcaacctgaaaaaagaaacaaggaccaggggagattagataaaggggcattcagaacagaaaataggaggcacttttttacacagagaattttgagggtctggaaccaactccccagtaatgttgttgaagctgacaccctggggtccttcaagaagctccttgatgagattctgggatcaataagctactaacaaccaaacgagcaagatgggccgaatggcctcctctcgtttgtaaactttcttatgttcttatgtcatacATTTAAT encodes the following:
- the LOC117420870 gene encoding neuropeptide-like protein C4orf48 homolog; the protein is MMSATCITQSMCIVVLTIFVLGLIWARPIDANQEPGTVIPAESRPCVDCHAFEFMQRALQDLKKTAFNLDSRAETLLLRTEKRALCDCFPTNALN